One region of Wolbachia endosymbiont of Drosophila innubila genomic DNA includes:
- the nth gene encoding endonuclease III, with protein MDSKKVELIFEKFQESNSAPKIELNYINHYTLLVAIVLSARTTDVSVNKITRELFNIADTPEKMLNLGQNELKKRVNSIGLYNSKAKNIIGLSKILIERYNSKVPTDFDDLVSLPGVGRKSANVFLNSGLGIPTLAVDTHVFRVSNRIGLVKEKDVFKTEQSLLNVVPKKYLLYAHHWLVLHGRYVCKAQKPSCETCIIHDLCEFECKRYKV; from the coding sequence ATGGACTCAAAAAAAGTAGAATTGATATTTGAAAAGTTTCAAGAATCAAATTCTGCACCAAAAATAGAGCTAAATTATATCAATCATTATACGCTTCTGGTCGCAATAGTTTTATCAGCACGGACGACCGATGTAAGCGTTAACAAAATTACAAGAGAACTTTTTAATATCGCTGATACGCCAGAAAAAATGCTGAATCTTGGGCAAAACGAGCTAAAAAAACGTGTAAATAGTATCGGTTTATATAATTCCAAAGCAAAAAATATAATCGGGCTCAGCAAAATATTGATTGAGAGGTACAATAGCAAAGTGCCTACTGATTTCGATGATTTGGTGTCTTTGCCGGGAGTGGGAAGAAAGAGCGCTAATGTGTTCTTAAATTCGGGGCTTGGCATTCCAACATTGGCAGTTGATACTCACGTTTTTAGAGTGAGCAATAGAATTGGGCTTGTGAAAGAAAAAGATGTGTTTAAAACAGAGCAATCTCTTTTAAATGTGGTTCCCAAAAAATACCTGCTTTATGCTCATCATTGGCTAGTTTTGCATGGTAGATATGTTTGCAAAGCACAGAAACCTTCGTGTGAAACGTGCATAATTCATGATTTATGTGAATTTGAGTGCAAAAGGTATAAAGTCTAG
- the dapE gene encoding succinyl-diaminopimelate desuccinylase, giving the protein MKIDPVELTRKLISFESITPEDSGAIEYIATIFKKSGFDCEILEFGDKVKNLYAKYINGVPNLCFAGHVDVVPPGQLKDWAFGPFKPEVRDGMLYGRGAADMKSGVAAFIAAMVNLIAEKFQFNGSISALITSAEESMEEYGTKAVLEWMKNKQKKIDFCVVGEPTSSEKLGDTIKIGRRGSVTFELICHGKQGHVAYPDLADNPIYKVISILSKVKNTTFDHGNKYFQPSHCEVTTIDVGNNTSNLIPGSATTRFNIRYNNEQTPGGLYKLIDEICSSVTNDYKLSMHSSRDVFLSTPDRNTDIMLDAISKVTNIDAILSTSGGTSDAAFIKDVCPVIEFGIINKTAHQINECVSVNDIHKLTAIYKEFIENYFNPTNKILNQVNVVSNISSGPLLA; this is encoded by the coding sequence ATGAAAATTGACCCTGTAGAGCTAACTAGGAAATTGATCTCTTTTGAGAGTATAACACCAGAAGACAGCGGGGCAATAGAGTATATAGCAACAATCTTCAAGAAGAGCGGCTTTGATTGTGAGATTTTAGAATTTGGTGATAAAGTTAAAAATCTTTATGCGAAATATATAAATGGAGTACCAAATTTGTGCTTTGCTGGGCACGTTGATGTTGTACCACCGGGTCAGTTAAAAGATTGGGCATTTGGTCCATTTAAACCAGAAGTGAGGGATGGAATGCTATATGGAAGAGGGGCCGCTGATATGAAAAGCGGAGTAGCTGCATTTATTGCTGCTATGGTAAATTTGATTGCAGAGAAGTTTCAATTTAATGGTTCAATAAGTGCATTGATTACCAGTGCTGAAGAAAGCATGGAAGAATATGGAACAAAGGCAGTTTTGGAATGGATGAAAAATAAGCAGAAAAAGATAGATTTTTGTGTGGTTGGCGAACCAACCAGTAGTGAGAAATTAGGTGATACCATAAAAATAGGCAGAAGAGGTTCTGTAACATTTGAATTAATTTGCCATGGAAAACAAGGGCACGTTGCCTACCCAGACCTAGCAGACAATCCAATATATAAGGTAATATCGATATTGAGTAAGGTAAAAAATACTACTTTTGATCATGGTAATAAATATTTTCAGCCTTCACATTGCGAAGTTACTACTATCGATGTTGGAAATAATACTAGCAATCTAATACCTGGCTCAGCAACTACACGTTTTAACATTCGATATAACAATGAACAAACACCGGGTGGCTTATATAAGCTGATTGATGAAATATGCTCCAGTGTAACTAACGATTATAAACTTTCTATGCATAGCAGCAGGGACGTTTTCCTCTCTACTCCCGATAGAAATACTGATATTATGCTTGATGCAATAAGTAAGGTTACCAACATTGATGCTATACTTAGCACAAGTGGTGGCACATCTGACGCCGCGTTTATCAAAGATGTTTGTCCAGTGATTGAATTTGGTATAATCAACAAAACTGCACATCAGATAAACGAATGCGTATCAGTAAACGATATACACAAGTTAACAGCTATATATAAGGAATTTATAGAAAATTATTTCAATCCCACTAATAAAATATTGAATCAGGTCAACGTAGTTAGTAATATATCTAGTGGTCCATTGTTAGCTTAG
- a CDS encoding iron-containing alcohol dehydrogenase, whose protein sequence is MHYLKQILHQTEQTFLREVITDYHLADDIYEICTQHGNDIFLVADENTAKLLNKNVFNKISHLIIPTPPAIPVSRTGMTSSREMTPSRAASLETVNLVRNKVKDSDLIVAFGSGTVNDICKYASYLEKKDYISFPTAASMNGYTSANASILVNGYKKSFKAHLPRAIYIDIDILANAPLRLTLSGFADFICRSTVQADWLLSHLLLSTEYNELPFTLVHDLEQILLREYTALTKRSGKEVLLLMEVLLISGLGMVMSKGSYSASQGEHMIAHAMEMVTKDYSSLHGEKIAVTTITMANLQEKILSIQNPIIKPTTLDVKHITQYFDNIEFVRTFEQKQIMQQKIQEIICKEWHNISSLIKQNLLPAKHLQKIFEDLSIPHLPEHLNWNKEQYCKVVDFAFTTRDRFTFLDLANCIEES, encoded by the coding sequence ATGCACTATTTAAAACAAATATTACATCAAACCGAACAAACTTTTCTAAGGGAAGTAATAACAGATTACCACCTTGCTGATGATATCTATGAAATATGCACACAACACGGAAATGACATCTTTCTAGTTGCAGATGAAAATACAGCAAAACTTTTAAACAAAAACGTATTTAATAAAATTTCTCATTTAATTATTCCAACCCCACCTGCCATTCCAGTGTCACGCACTGGGATGACATCAAGTAGAGAAATGACACCAAGCAGAGCTGCCTCTCTTGAAACCGTAAATCTAGTGAGAAACAAAGTAAAAGACAGTGACTTAATAGTTGCATTTGGTAGCGGCACCGTTAACGATATCTGCAAATATGCAAGCTACCTCGAGAAAAAAGATTATATATCCTTTCCAACAGCCGCTTCTATGAATGGATATACATCCGCAAATGCTTCAATATTAGTAAATGGATATAAAAAATCGTTCAAAGCACATCTTCCAAGAGCAATATATATAGATATAGACATACTTGCCAATGCGCCACTGCGCCTCACATTAAGCGGATTTGCAGATTTCATTTGTCGTTCAACAGTTCAGGCTGACTGGCTACTATCTCATTTGTTGCTTAGCACAGAATACAATGAATTACCTTTTACACTTGTTCACGATTTGGAGCAAATTTTGCTAAGAGAATATACGGCGCTTACTAAAAGAAGTGGAAAAGAGGTCCTATTACTTATGGAAGTTCTACTAATTTCAGGACTTGGAATGGTGATGTCAAAAGGCAGCTATTCTGCAAGCCAAGGAGAGCATATGATAGCTCACGCAATGGAAATGGTAACAAAAGATTATTCCTCACTACATGGTGAAAAAATTGCTGTCACAACGATTACTATGGCTAATTTACAGGAAAAGATATTATCAATACAAAACCCGATTATCAAACCGACCACTTTAGATGTAAAACATATAACTCAGTACTTTGATAATATCGAATTTGTAAGAACTTTTGAACAGAAGCAAATTATGCAGCAAAAAATCCAAGAGATTATTTGTAAAGAATGGCATAATATTTCCAGTTTAATTAAGCAAAATTTACTACCTGCAAAACACCTGCAAAAAATATTTGAAGATCTATCAATTCCACACTTACCAGAGCACCTCAATTGGAATAAAGAACAATATTGTAAAGTGGTCGATTTTGCGTTTACAACAAGAGATAGATTCACCTTTCTTGACTTAGCTAACTGCATAGAAGAAAGTTAA
- the purB gene encoding adenylosuccinate lyase — translation MIPRYSRKEMSSIWEENNKFNIWLKIEKLACEAQAKLGVIPNNIAENLSGAIEFDVECINEIESIVKHDVIAFLTYIAKKAGVDVRYLHYGMTSSDVLDTCLAVQLKESCDILLENLKNLLAALKKKAEDYKDIVCVGRSHGMHAEPTTLGIKFARFYAEFKRNYQRLISAQKEISICKISGAVGNFANVDPFVEEYVAKEMGLIPETISSQIIPRDRHAMFFSVLGVIASSIENVAVEIRHLQRTEIGEISEHFSTGQKGSSAMPHKCNPILSENLTGLSRLIRSYVFPALENVALWHERDISHSSVERCIAPDACITMDFALVRLTDLIDKLVINKENIEKNLNSSKGLVFSQRVLLELVNSGLAREEAYKIVQSNAMKVKQNNSDFLAELKQDKPLLKVINSEKLESLFDLKYYTKHIDRVYNKVFN, via the coding sequence ATGATTCCCCGCTATAGCAGAAAAGAAATGTCTTCCATTTGGGAGGAAAATAATAAATTTAATATATGGCTTAAAATAGAAAAATTAGCGTGTGAAGCTCAAGCAAAGTTAGGAGTGATTCCGAATAATATTGCTGAGAACCTCTCTGGTGCTATTGAATTTGATGTTGAATGTATCAACGAAATTGAATCCATTGTAAAACATGATGTTATAGCTTTTCTGACATATATTGCTAAAAAAGCGGGAGTTGATGTTCGTTATCTTCATTATGGAATGACAAGTTCTGATGTTTTGGATACATGCCTTGCGGTGCAACTGAAAGAGTCCTGTGATATTTTGCTCGAGAATCTAAAAAATTTACTTGCAGCATTGAAAAAAAAAGCTGAGGACTATAAAGATATTGTTTGTGTTGGACGCAGTCACGGAATGCATGCAGAACCAACAACTCTTGGAATAAAATTTGCCAGATTTTATGCTGAATTTAAACGCAATTATCAGAGATTAATTAGCGCGCAAAAAGAGATCTCAATTTGTAAAATATCAGGTGCAGTAGGCAATTTTGCAAATGTTGATCCGTTTGTTGAAGAATATGTAGCGAAAGAAATGGGACTCATACCTGAAACCATATCATCTCAAATCATTCCTCGTGATAGACATGCCATGTTCTTTTCAGTTTTGGGAGTAATTGCAAGTTCAATAGAAAATGTTGCTGTTGAAATTCGTCATTTGCAAAGAACTGAAATCGGCGAAATTTCTGAGCATTTTTCCACTGGGCAGAAGGGAAGCTCTGCTATGCCACACAAATGTAATCCTATTTTAAGTGAAAATCTGACTGGACTCTCACGTTTAATACGCAGTTATGTTTTTCCTGCGTTAGAAAATGTTGCATTGTGGCACGAACGTGATATATCACACTCGTCTGTGGAAAGATGCATTGCTCCTGATGCTTGTATAACAATGGATTTTGCTTTAGTGCGATTAACAGATTTGATAGATAAATTGGTGATCAATAAGGAAAACATTGAAAAGAACTTAAATTCTTCAAAAGGTTTAGTTTTCTCACAGCGTGTATTGCTTGAGTTAGTAAATAGTGGTTTGGCGAGGGAAGAGGCGTATAAAATTGTTCAGAGCAATGCAATGAAAGTGAAACAAAACAACAGTGATTTTCTGGCCGAATTGAAACAAGATAAACCCTTACTTAAGGTTATTAACTCGGAAAAACTTGAATCTTTGTTTGATTTGAAGTATTATACGAAACATATAGATCGTGTGTATAATAAGGTTTTTAATTAG
- the rplI gene encoding 50S ribosomal protein L9, translating into MLIILKENIRTLGKLGEVVKVKPGYARNFLFPQRKAVKVTKENLTKLEEQRLLLEEENIKRLNVAKELALSLHDKFVVLIKQASEDGKIFGSVTTREIAKILLQEGHVIDHRSLSFGGVSIKNLGEYQVNVELHSEVVVPITIYVVKSETDANELRQVKLQNQKSEQQEAEQDANKEATDGDDS; encoded by the coding sequence ATGTTGATAATTTTAAAGGAAAATATAAGGACTTTAGGTAAGCTTGGTGAAGTTGTCAAAGTTAAACCAGGTTATGCACGTAATTTTCTTTTTCCACAAAGAAAAGCGGTGAAAGTTACCAAGGAAAATTTAACAAAGCTAGAGGAGCAACGTTTATTACTGGAAGAAGAGAATATAAAAAGATTAAATGTAGCAAAAGAGCTTGCGTTGTCACTACATGATAAGTTTGTGGTATTAATAAAGCAAGCTTCAGAGGATGGTAAAATTTTTGGTTCTGTAACAACACGTGAAATTGCGAAAATTTTACTACAAGAAGGACATGTGATAGATCACCGTAGTTTATCTTTTGGTGGAGTAAGCATCAAAAACTTGGGTGAATACCAAGTAAACGTAGAATTACATAGTGAAGTAGTAGTACCAATTACTATATACGTCGTGAAATCCGAAACAGATGCAAATGAGCTAAGGCAAGTAAAATTGCAAAATCAGAAGTCTGAGCAACAAGAGGCAGAGCAAGATGCGAATAAAGAAGCTACTGATGGTGATGATAGCTGA
- the rpsR gene encoding 30S ribosomal protein S18, with the protein MMKRRNSFNNSYVSVNNRTGFRRSKVCPLAASKDEDIDYKNIDLLSKFTSDYGRILPRRLTGVCAKKQRKLRLAIIRARFLALIPYCTKKV; encoded by the coding sequence ATGATGAAAAGACGAAATAGTTTTAATAATTCTTACGTATCTGTAAATAATAGGACTGGCTTTAGGCGTTCTAAAGTTTGCCCTCTTGCTGCGTCTAAAGATGAAGACATAGATTATAAGAATATAGATTTATTATCCAAGTTTACCTCTGACTATGGTAGGATATTACCTAGAAGATTAACAGGCGTATGTGCAAAAAAACAAAGGAAGTTACGCTTAGCGATCATAAGGGCACGTTTTTTAGCTCTTATTCCTTACTGTACTAAAAAAGTTTAG
- a CDS encoding 30S ribosomal protein S6: MNLYEFTFIAQQGLLQQEVEEMVQELAVSLKNIKADIMFQQIRDILKKGNDKLTKQELEVRAEDIKESLVAYSDFLEDLTKILWVELEEDLSNLKEVKSKIDKELKDDLKDLGITQDFTKFLGGSTKSAFIHNAVNALKRNISEHLIKIFQDTLKDFRINGPTQSSKALEMLLKNIEASGLIKYEHWGLLDFAYHKNKMKSGHYCIMCISSTASILDEFMRRMKLNENVIRHFPVQVDKIFEGKSHMMNKQIEEQSA; this comes from the coding sequence GTGAATCTTTATGAATTTACTTTTATAGCACAACAAGGATTGTTACAGCAAGAAGTAGAGGAGATGGTCCAAGAGCTAGCTGTTTCATTGAAAAATATTAAAGCAGATATTATGTTCCAGCAAATCAGGGATATTCTGAAAAAAGGAAATGACAAGCTTACAAAACAAGAGTTAGAAGTGCGTGCTGAGGACATTAAAGAAAGTCTAGTTGCTTACTCTGATTTCTTGGAAGATCTTACAAAAATTTTATGGGTTGAATTAGAAGAAGATCTTTCAAATTTGAAAGAAGTGAAGTCAAAAATCGATAAAGAGTTGAAAGATGACCTAAAAGATTTAGGAATAACGCAAGATTTTACAAAATTTCTAGGAGGCAGTACTAAAAGTGCGTTTATCCATAACGCAGTAAATGCTTTGAAGAGAAATATTTCAGAACATCTAATAAAGATTTTTCAAGATACTTTGAAAGATTTTAGAATAAACGGTCCAACTCAATCGAGCAAAGCGTTGGAAATGCTTTTGAAAAACATTGAAGCATCAGGATTAATCAAGTATGAACATTGGGGTCTTTTGGATTTTGCATATCACAAAAATAAAATGAAGAGCGGTCATTATTGTATAATGTGCATAAGTTCTACTGCAAGCATTCTGGATGAATTTATGCGTAGAATGAAACTTAATGAGAACGTTATTCGCCACTTTCCTGTGCAGGTTGATAAAATTTTTGAAGGTAAATCTCATATGATGAATAAACAAATTGAGGAGCAAAGCGCATAA